Part of the Vigna angularis cultivar LongXiaoDou No.4 chromosome 1, ASM1680809v1, whole genome shotgun sequence genome, cAACCCAACTATGATTTAAAATAGAAAGGCTAGAGATAATTAGTTAAATTATGTTATAGTTGAATTCAAAGTTTAGTTTAATTTCATAATagttaaaatagttaaattaaataattgcaTTTTGCCCACCCCTGTTAACCAGTGGGTTTGTTTCTTTCACTGTGTcacattttgttaaatttacTGCTCAAACACTGATTCCACTTatataataaactttttattaattcaataaatGAACAGAGAATGTCTGACAACTAAGATTGAATATGACATAAACTtgcatacaaaaattaaaatcaaattggTATTAGTAAATTAAGGTTTATGAATAATGGGTTGTGTTGGGTGCCCCGATAAACTAAGAGCAATGGATAATGCAGTGAAGTAAGTCGTGCATATCAGACAACTCAAGCTGCCATAGTTGGCAAATCAGAAGGAATTCACATGGCACTGGATAAATTTAAGAAGAAGCAACACGTACtggttaataattaatttaatcaattcCACAAAATTATTCCACTCAGCAAATGTATATATGAGAAACTCAATTCACATTCACAATAGCAAGCAGTTCAGCAATTACATAATCTAATACTGTTTTTTCATTCTAGCTACATGCATAATCATGCACACatactttatataatttaataggGTCGCTCTCCAACATAATTGCCGACGGGATCATAATTACAAGTCATGAAGACATCTCCATCGTCGCATACAACACGGGCACATCCAATTCTTCTGGTGCTCTTCCACACTATCTGAGTGTAATGGCCACACATCTGACCCGGTACACAGGAATTGGTGGCATAGGTGTAGTACTTCTCTTCATCAGCCCACACTCTCACAGCATCAGACGGTGTCCACGCCGAGCCACTACCCCAGAAAATGTTCTCTCCAAGCTTGAAATCATTTTCTGGGAAAGAATGTTCCAGTTTACAATCTGCTTGCCTTTGACTAGCCCACCACCTCGCGTACTGCTCCAGctggaagtcccacatcagtGGAAGCTCCCACTTGGTTGCTCTCACCAAGTTGTGCCTGAACAAGAACTCTAATGACTCCGCCATGCAACCCCAGCATAGTTGCTTTGACACCCTGTATATGGTTTCATTATCAGGCCTTTTCTGTTGGGTCAATTGAGGAATTGAAGATTTAGATTGAGGACTGTCTGGGAGAGTGTTAGCATTGCTGATGAAGGTGACAAGACCGAGAAGCAAGAACAGGAGGGTTTTCATTGTCACTTGGTCTGGTGTGTGTCACAGAGTTTTGAGCTATGCAGCTTTATTTATAAAGTGAACTTGGTTTAAGAATGTGGTTGGAGTTTTGCTAGTGTTTGAGGGGGTTACATCACTTGCCATTTAGGTGCCGTGAGGAATAATCGCCAATTCTTTAAGTGTGTGcttaatattttagtattaacTATAACTTGTAAATGTTGTAGAATGTGGAGATATGGAGCGTCAGCTAAACGCATGTGAAGTGTGGGAGTGAGAAATGCACACGAAGATTATGCTGTGTGATCGATGATCGTAGGTTCCCCCGTGAGCCAGGGCTCTGTTCTGCCCGTGAGTTCTCTTGTCCTTATTATGGGACGTTAGTGCCCGCCATAGTATGTTCTAGAATGAACCACGTGACACGTGTCACAACTCAAGTCCCAAAGCACTTCAACATGTCTAATGTAACATGCTGGTAGTTTACAGACTTCTCCAAGGAAACTTTTTGTCACGAGTGAGGTCCTAAATCGGTTCTCCACATCTCTCTGCTGTAAAAAAGCTAGCAGTTCACAAACCAGAACAGCGTTTCATGTcttctttatatttgtttgttgcAATTTGACATCGAcatatttgttataaattttacatCATAAAGACTGATGATTTTCTTGAGCTAGAGTCATCTCATCTCCCTACGttacacaaataaaaaacaccAATGTCCAATTACCATTAGAAAAAATTTAGacattaaatgataaaatataacaaCCAAATCTGactattttttctttgtgaaaCTTAATTGACCTGCAATATATAAATAGTTGCAAATTTCATGTTATACTTAAAATCAACCTCTTAATATGATTAAAACTTAtcctaattatatttattgtttgttagaCATTATCCTAATTATACTTTGTTGGACATGTTTCACTCGAGATGATATTTATACTCGCCCTAAGAacgtttttcttctttgaattAATTATAGCAAGTGAATTAGTTTTACAGGATGTGCTCTGGAAATGCTAATATGCACTTTTCCttattttataatgaagaagaacaaaagaaaagaaaaccgaaaaagaagaaatttgcttccaaaacaaaaagatagatgaaaaggagaaaagagaaaaaatatttattgctTCCATCAATAAATGAAACACTTTGTTTCATCCTTCTGGTCAAACTTCCATGAACTCACCAAAACAGGAGACATGGATTCACTCCACCTTCAGGAAGATTCGTAGCCACGAAAAAGTTTGACATATTCCCTTTTCGGCTCTTCATAGCTGAAATTGATAATTCAAAATGTCCAATAATAAGCATATATGGTGGCAGTGGACAGTATCATCACCATTGTTATAAGCTATAACTACCATTCAGCGTCGTGTTTTTTTCTATCAGAGGCACATTGATCTACAGAATCTTCGCTTTGTGATGGCACACCAGGTTTTTGCTTCAGCAGATTTGATAAACTTTCACAAAACtgataatcaaaattaaaattagtaacCAAATTCATGAATTTGCATATTCAGCCAAGAAGAATTTTTCTTACTTTGTTATACGTTCTTATATCTTCAGTAGATTTTGATATTTCTACAACACAGTGAGTTGGAGCAACTTCAATCACCTGATAATTCTCACAAATATATGCAACAATTGAGCTTTCTTTAACAATgaacaaaaaagaaaggaaacaaagGAGATTATGACCTATTTCtgataaaattaacttttactcatattaaaaaaaaccacGTCAGTATTCTGTTCAATTCAAagtttctttaactttttaaattatttatgatgaCTTTGAgtttaggaaaaataaaaataaatcatcaaaATTTGTATACTATTTTAGGGGCaaacaaactttttatttttataaatagtaaaaacCTTATCTTAATATAATGTCCTCCCCacaaaatttaatcattttaattgaatattccAAAAATTTTGTATACTATTGAATTACCATTAAgcttattaatgaaaaaaaaatcttttgaaatattaaCTGTGAAATCGTTATTTTAGTGTCTTTATAACTTTAACTTTCATTGCTTAGTTTGTCCTGAGTGTTGGTGAGTTAATTCTGGAGAAATGTTTTTATTACTGGTAGTTATTGACATATAGTAAGGAAAATTGTTCATTCCTCTAATTTTTCAGGCCTATATTTAATGGTGTACCAAACTATGTTAGGAATATATATTACCCATACATATGAATAATTGGATACGAACTAATCCAAATTTATATTTGGATAAAAAATCACTttccaaataattaaattataattcaatttcataatTGTTAACTCTAAAGATactatatattcatatattatattatgtttcatATCAGTCACATGTTTCACGTCTTTAATTTAATGCATTgataagaaatataataatattttatttcattatatctTGATATTTAAGAAACACGtgttagttttatatttatttataaatttttatattacgttttaatatatataaattatttatatatatttatttatatatatatatataaattattattatatatatatatatgttacgttttaatattaaactctTAAATAATACACAATTTTCAataagtatttataataaataatgttttctaaatatatattaattttaaattattacaaatttaaaattagtttttaaatatatgaaatattttattttgaaaatatatttaaaattcaatttgtttagatttaagtttataaaagtttatttattttttaaaatatagatttgGATTTAATTCTACtccatttatataaatttagccTGAATTAATTTCAATCTTTCGAGCACCCTTTATCAAATTGATTGGCTAAAATTAATTGCGACTTTAGCAATAACTCATTCAAAATTTGAGatgcataattaaatttaatttatacaagtttaattttttatgctCTTATTTCCATTGAGGccataaaataaatgaattaccTGAGCTGATAAGTATGATCTGAAACTGGTCGTGGCCATTGTCTGTTTCGGTTGCATTTTTATCTGGCATCAGGAATGAAAATTCGTTTTGTTAGGCAACATTTCCAAAAGAGAAGGAACAATTTGACAAGCATTCATTTCAGAATCGAAGTACCATAGTTCATGCATGCATTAAAGAATCAGAGCAGCGTCGTTTATATTATACCTTAAAGTTGCTAATTTTCTCTATCGACAGTCTTGCATCGGTTGCAGCAGCTTCTATTTTTTCTATCGTTTCATTGATAGTGTGTTTGGATCCCATCCTTTTTGTCTGCTTATTTTCATCCTAAACCAGAAACTCACAACATTAGCTTTTTTAATGgcttaattaaatttacaaataaGGTGAATCCTCTTCCAGATTACCTGTTCGACAAAAAGACCAGATAGATCAAGATCCCGAGACATGGCTATTAGTTGAAACGCATTAATGAAACTTGAGGACTTAGATACCGTTGTCTCTCTGACATTTTCCTGTAGCAGAGATTATTACACAATTAGGTGCGTCAATCCATCCAACTGAGTTTTTCTACAACTACTTTCTAACTTGCTAGTTGCCAACAAATTACCTCAATTGAATTGAAAGCAACATCAACATCCTCCGAGTTAATGTTCTGATCAAATTCAGATGCAAAAACAGGCTTGTAATCTTTTTGAAACCACGGATCTTCAATAATATCTGATATAGTTATCCGCTGAATGAGAGACAGGAATGGTAAGAAACCATTATACATTAATTACACTTTTAAGCAGTGTTGTGGTTGTCCTGAATTTTTACCTTTGCAGGACGTGGTTCAAGTATTTTGGCAATTAGTTTCTTTTGACTCCGAGTAAACCACGTGGGACATTTATATTCTGACTTCCATATCTTTTCacaaaggaaattaaattagCAGAAAATGTGAAATATTTGTTAGTGACGCAAGTTGTTCtctctttttcattattttgactGTTTACCATACCTTTCCATATAAGTTCATCAAGTTCTGGTCGTTAAATGGTAAATAGCCTGCAAGTAATTCAAAAAGAATCACCCCACATGACCAAACATCAGCAGCTGCTCCATTATACCCCTTGCTCAATAGAAGCTGCACATGTAGGAGTTGTAGAATCAATATACACGTGCCCGACACCTTTTCTTCTGATGTTCCAAGGAAAGAGATTAAACCTTACCTCAGGTGCTACATAACATGGGGATCCACACCGCGTGGTCAAGACATCATTACACTGATGATAGATATATAACGTATCAAAATTGTACTCAGTCAAAAAATACTTATGATGGAACTAAGGATAAGATTCAAAGGAACAATTAATTCTACCTTTTGTAATGCACTTAATCCAAAGTCAGACACTTTGAGATTTCCCTTGCTGTCAAGAAGCAGGTTTTCTGGCTACAATAGCATGTCAACATTCATTTACGTTTCAACACTCCATTGCAAAGAAACAAATGCAGGTTCAGGTGAACTTACCTTGAGATCTCGATGATAGACCCCTTTGTTATGGCAGTAGTCCAGGGCATCAATTAGTTGCTGGAACAGTTTTCTTGCCTCACGTTCATTCAACTTCTCTCCATAGGACTGCAAATCATATATCACAGTTGAAAattgcagaaaaaaaaagtgcatATATGTTTCAATTTGAGGAACTGTTGATTCTCACCAACTTGTCTAGTAGTTGTCCTCCTGATACATATTCCATCACGATGTATATCTTCGTTTTTGTGCCAATAACCTGTTTCAAGAAGTTCATTGGAAATAAAGTATTGACAGAGGGATTAATTAAACTTCACTAAAATTCTAACGGCAgatggtatatatatatatatataggcataatatatatatatacctcgTGAATGCTAACTATATTGGGATGATGCAGAAGTTTCATTGTTCTGATCTCTCTTTTAACCTGAAACATATGATATCTTTGATTaagaaagttaaataaaatgttactcGATAAAGGGAAAGTGTTAGGGTGAGGTTTTGCCTGAGTCTTAAGATTGTTTTCTAAGATCATATGCTTATCAATGACCTTGACAGCAACCTTCTGACCATTGGTGCCATTGACAGCCAGCTTAACCTTAGAGAAGCTACCTTCTCCAATGGTCCTAACAAGCTGATacttgtcaatttttttttcaaaccccaTTGCTATCCTAGCCAAGGACACTGGttcttttgaatttatttcTCGCTAAGATGATGTGTGTATAGCAAATTGtatgctataccattttgctatGACTTGAATccaatttattgaaaaatgataTTGTTTGAAAAGTATCCTCCGCCATTAGCTGGTCCTTGTTGAACCACAAAAAATGGCGAAGTATATGAGTTTTATTGTAGAAGTTAATTACAGAAATTGTGGTTTCTGAGAGTGTGGTTTGATAGAAACTTGGAAAGGAAGGTACAAGTGTGCGCGGGGGTAGGTTGGCTAGTTGTTTAGAGTAAAGAACGTGATTTGAATGGTAGTTATATAAAATCAGTAAAATCAAGAGAACAATATTCTCCCTCTATGATTGGTAGTGAACTAAAAATTAGAACCATATATTTGGAGACGCGCCcatattgaattatattattcatttccTTACGTTGGCGACCATCAGTGCAATCGTCACCAAATATAATTGACTTATATGAAATGCCCTTTTCTTTGTTAGTTACTCATTCAATTAGTTTGTTACCAATTAATTACtttcttcttttagtttttttattgtaagtataaaaaaaactgcactttataaatatacaaaatataaagagATATACCTTAATacgttatatttaaaaattatatttaatacacatttaataatatcttCATATCTTAATTATATCTCATTATCTTAGTAAAGACATAGAACTTaaccattttaaaattaatatatatatatatatatattaattagtgttgtcaaaataggTTAGAACATGTGGGTCAATCTAGCCCACTACAAGTTCGGATTaagttgggtttgaaaaaaataaatatttttatacgaGCCAATTTTTCATCCGGCTCATCTGAGTTGAACTCGTGGTAAGCTGGATTGGACCTCTGGTGAGCTGAGTTGGTCCATTAATCcacctagtttaatttaattatttattattttgtgtttcgatatttttagttaacattttttattgtattataaatgagaataaagaaaaagatgtttcaagaggataaaatattataaatttattcattcaaGACTCAAAccttataaatggataagtgagACAAATATTATCGACATTATAAACTTACTTATTcgttttttgggtttgttttttaattacatttgaGTGGtatgttaatgttttttttttttaattttctttgagtttaacatcataatcatttaaatttgaattacaaaaaaaaattatttaaaagaaattataatttttttttgtttaaaaaattgtaattttttgtttaaaaaaattgtaactaaGCGAACCACTAAGACAAATCGTTTAACTCACTAACCCGTGGTGGACCAGAccgaatttgaatttttttggctcgctaataaattaGCTGGACCGGATTAGGTCGGATGACCCGTTTCgacaactatatatatatatatatataaagaatttattatTAGCAATGTAAATTACACGaaacatgtaaatataaatgGTGTGAATGATATTTATCATTAcatcaaaagaaataaatataaatttttccaaatttttgAATATCTTTTGTGTGTTCAAttgttttaatcaattcaataagttattttttcatactttttatatttatttgaattctATTTTGTGTTAATATATTAATCAAGGTAACATACATGTCTCATACAATAACAGCTCAAAGGATTTCAGAgatataaagtaaatttaagAATGagatgtttctttttttaaaacttaaaacaattagtattttaaaaaaaagttagctctttttctttcttagaaACCTAAAACATTTGTactaaaagaattttttttagacTTTTTTTCTTTGGAGGCCTAAAATAAGGATTTTACTTGTTTGGTTTATGGGCTGATCTCATATTAAATTTCTAATAATGTGTGTTTTAGAGTGTTTCTTTTTACATCTCTCTGCTTTTCTTCTTGCACCCTCATAAAAGTGGTATTCTCCAAACTTCTcctcattaaaaatataataaaaatttctacacctcattattttttatatatttattattggaTGTTTTAGAAGACATCTTTGaatctaaaaaataacttttggaATAACAAATCTGAAATAAATTTTcgaaataaatattttggaagGTATTTCTAGATTCATAATTACTTTCTAAAGCACTTGTTCATGCATGTGGCGTGTCGCCTAAAACTCATAAATCACCTTCTACACAGATTGAGAGAGAGTTGCGGCAAAACATggtgaatgaaaataataatgaaatgttAGATATGATGGAGGTGATATAGTGTTGGTGGGAAAAGAGGATTGGAGAAGAATTAGAATTCGCTGCACTATTGATGCAAGggggtgcaagaagaaaaaatagGGTGAAAAAAGTAGCAGCCTAGGTTTTAGGTTTAGCAATAGATACGGTGCCTCCATTTAATATGGTAATTTGAGTTTAATTGAAGAGTATACATAAAgctttattttttgtaaatcaTATACGTATTTACTTTGCGTCATTAACCCCTCCATCACACGAATAATTCAAGgacttttttcttcaaaaatgataaataatatttaattcatcaaaatttataataaaataagtccGATTCTACcgttataattaatatttggattaaaattaatattaagattttaatagtattaaaaaataaataattttgtatggtattataaatattataaagtatactaatttaagttataaatattattgttaagaagtggactttaagtctaacttaacCCTACAAAATCGATTTGTAAAGTTTgcatccatttatatattataaattagtcttatctATAGTCGgtgtgagactttcaacacaccCCCTCGACATCATCTCGAGGtgggactagacattaatggctGGTTCTATAACAATCTGGTAGCGGGTGGAACTATTTAGAATTCAAGTATGAATCTAGGTTTCGCattagatagaaatgagaaagtagagtactgtataaaaatgaaagactcattaacccattgtcttaaggttttgggtaaagagtgatGTTAATCTCTTATATGGTTGAACTCAAGTCTCATTTTGGTATTGTCTCCCAGGTGAACCTCCTCTTTGATAGACCCAATAGTGGTATCAAAGCCGATAGTTTGTCTTGATGATCGATTCAAATGAGTATAATGGTCCGTATACCGAAAGTCTTCCTGGCAATGGGTATTTAGGTAAGCAAGTCTCGTTAAGATGAACTGCGGTTGGAGGGAGGGACTCACCCTTTAGGGAGAGATTGTTGGAaattcaagtgtgagtctaagtcttacattgaataaaaatgagaaagtagaacactATGTAAAGATAAAATACCCATTAACCCATTTCCTTAAGGTTTAAAATAAAGAGTGATGTCAGTCCTTTATATGGTTGAGCTCGGTTCTTGATAGACTCAACATGAACAAAATGCCTAAGTAACTCAACAAATGATTCATGACACAAAGATCCAAAATTAATATGACAATGACAtcataattatctttaaattataaagataataaaaatattattatattgacaCAATGCACTTATGATACTATTAAGATAATTAAGTTGAGTTGGTCATTTAAAtactaagtattttatttaataaccaTCAAATCTGAAGTAGGGTGAAGTATGTGATGAAAGGAGCAGGAGATCCTAGTCTAGGGGCTTTACATTGACATAAGATAttaatggactaaccttgtatGTGATATGGTGAAACTCACCCAAAATAATTTTGCAAAACAATAAAGACTACCACAAGTACATATAACTCATTAGAGTCTGACATTAATacatatatttgaatgttaaatttaaaattaatgattataTGCTTTAAGATTGTTTgacatatttgtttttataagttaatattcataattcagttacataaatatttctttagtaaattaatttaccattttgtctttgtttaataatttctttaatttcttgccTACTATAATCACTTCAATAATATGAACAGATAATAATATTTCTGTAAACTAAGTGCATAATAATGACGCAACAAAAACATAGAGTAagataatacttttatttatttatttatatatatattattgtaaaactttattattttacttttagtttcaGTGTAATAGAAACTCTAGTAGAATacaaattcttataaatatattttggtattataattatatacataacTATAATagtgttttatatatttttttcaattctccATATTAGATGTATGATGATTCTTAGTgtagttaaaaattattaaaatataatgttataaatatgACACTATAATtctaaatacttatttttttttattaagcgagatatttcaaaataaataatttagcAGAAACTAATATGATATAACACCGtttcaaaatttcatataagatattttataagataattataacaaaataaaataagtttaatgtatttaatattaggctaaaagtttaaatatatttggtaaagtgtgaatattttattaataaatagttttagttattattttttatagtttattaataaataCTCATGTATATAatgttgtatatatttttttttatcacaaaacTAAGTTTTGTAAAttgtgaataatataaaattatgagttatgtatatgtttttatataataaaatatttaatttatctttttaattatgcTATATGAAGTGATATCAATTTTTAGTTTcaagtttaaataaattaaatcacatacatttttttttaaattatatccctaaaaaaatcttaaagttttttcaaaaaattcgTGTTTCACGAAAAGGATTGTAacaatattgaaatattttttaacactaatatttcaaatttattatttttttaacatctatttcatttaacaataataataattattattatttcaaactgataaatattaattaatatttttaattaaatataataatacgatactttatataatatcaatacttttttcttaatattttaaagatactTTATCTTTTTTCTATAGATATGCTTTCCTAAAAAAAGCATAGAAAAGAATTTGGCTTTTAGGAAATCAATTCTGGTACGATTGAGTATCTTTAAACGTCAATAATGATTAGTTTTAGTTGGAAAAATAATGTTGGGTCGAGTCTTATTTGGAGAAATTTTGTAGGGTCAGgaattattaatgtaaaattctCACATTTTGTAGTTGGTAAATCCgctaattaataattttgaattacatttttttctatctttgtGGTTAATATTCTCAACCTTCTATCATTATCAATTTACTTTTTTCGTCTCTTCTCTAAACtgaattttaatgatttttttttaaaaataattgacaaCATTCACAACAACttt contains:
- the LOC108322134 gene encoding CBL-interacting serine/threonine-protein kinase 21, which produces MGFEKKIDKYQLVRTIGEGSFSKVKLAVNGTNGQKVAVKVIDKHMILENNLKTQVKREIRTMKLLHHPNIVSIHEVIGTKTKIYIVMEYVSGGQLLDKLSYGEKLNEREARKLFQQLIDALDYCHNKGVYHRDLKPENLLLDSKGNLKVSDFGLSALQKCNDVLTTRCGSPCYVAPELLLSKGYNGAAADVWSCGVILFELLAGYLPFNDQNLMNLYGKIWKSEYKCPTWFTRSQKKLIAKILEPRPAKRITISDIIEDPWFQKDYKPVFASEFDQNINSEDVDVAFNSIEENVRETTVSKSSSFINAFQLIAMSRDLDLSGLFVEQDENKQTKRMGSKHTINETIEKIEAAATDARLSIEKISNFKIKMQPKQTMATTSFRSYLSAQVIEVAPTHCVVEISKSTEDIRTYNKFCESLSNLLKQKPGVPSQSEDSVDQCASDRKKHDAECYEEPKREYVKLFRGYESS
- the LOC108322146 gene encoding pathogenesis-related protein PR-1; this encodes MKTLLFLLLGLVTFISNANTLPDSPQSKSSIPQLTQQKRPDNETIYRVSKQLCWGCMAESLEFLFRHNLVRATKWELPLMWDFQLEQYARWWASQRQADCKLEHSFPENDFKLGENIFWGSGSAWTPSDAVRVWADEEKYYTYATNSCVPGQMCGHYTQIVWKSTRRIGCARVVCDDGDVFMTCNYDPVGNYVGERPY